In Sphaeramia orbicularis chromosome 14, fSphaOr1.1, whole genome shotgun sequence, the following are encoded in one genomic region:
- the dhx33 gene encoding LOW QUALITY PROTEIN: ATP-dependent RNA helicase DHX33 (The sequence of the model RefSeq protein was modified relative to this genomic sequence to represent the inferred CDS: inserted 10 bases in 7 codons; deleted 1 base in 1 codon; substituted 1 base at 1 genomic stop codon), whose translation MSRLRVTARTDDVKPPTPHRQTPSPDHAHDPDPPPAKRFKPGSVLFRLDKSRPGMLLPRKGNASAPIDVQRRRCPSXPGQAQLLNQLRQLHSAVLIGEAPGGQVLVKTTQIPQYLYEAGIGRPGIIAITQPRRVAAHLIGWKVAEEKRTQLGKLVGYTVRFEDVTSSETKLKFMTDGMLLREAIGDPLLLRYTXVVLDEAHERTVHTDVLFGVVKTAQRRRKELNKFPLKVIVMSATMDVDLFSEYFNKSPVLYLEGRQHPIQIYYTKQPQSDYLQAALVSIFQIHQEAPPSHDILVFMTGQXEIEALARTCRDIAKHLPDSCGAMVVIPLYASLPPAQQLRVFQPAQRXGRGSRKVILSTNVAETSVTISGIKFVIDTGMVKAKRFNPDSGLEVLAVQRVSKAQAWQRAGRAGREDSGSCYRLYTEEEFDNLIPMTVPEIQRCNLAGVMLQLMALGIPDVMNFDFVSKPSPEAVRSAVDHLELLGAXERKDGQVGLTALGKXMANFPLEPRYAKTILLSPDFSCSEEVLTIVSLLSVDTVLYNPPARRDDVLAARKKFMSSEGDHMTLLNIYRAFKKVGGNKEWCRENFVNSRNMGLVKEVQAQLXEICLKLNLKLESCGSDTGSVRRCLAHGMFVNAAELQPDGSYVALDGRQPVSIHXSVLFQAKPAYVVFNELLHTSRCYMRDVCLVDADWLLDAAPEYFARKLHLGKS comes from the exons ATGTCACGACTGAGGGTAACAGCGCGCACTGATGACGTCAAAC CTCCGACCCCCCACAGGCAGACCCCGTCCCCGGACCATGCCCACGACCCCGACCCTCCTCCGGCCAAGAGGTTCAAGCCGGGGTCCGTGTTGTTCCGCCTGGATAAGAGCAGACCTGGGATGCTGCTGCCCAGGAAAGGCAATGCGAGTGCCCCGATAGACGTCCAGAGGAGGCGCTGCCCATC ACcaggccaagcccagctcctcaACCAGCTCCGGCAGCTCCACAGCGCGGTGCTGATCGGTGAGGCTCCG GGAGGACAGGTTCTGGTAAAAACCACTCAGATTCCTCAGTATCTGTATGAAGCTGGAATCGGACGCCCGGGC ATCATCGCAATCACGCAGCCTCGCCGCGTGGCCGCTCATCTCATTGGCTGGAAGGTCGCAGAGGAGAAGAGGACGCAGCTGGGAAAACTG gttggGTACACGGTGCGTTTCGAGGATGTCACCTCCTCTGAGACCAAGTTGAAGTTCATGACGGACGGGATGCTGCTGCGCGAGGCCATCGGAGACCCCCTGCTGCTGCGCTACA GGGTCGTCCTGGACGAAGCCCACGAGCGAACCGTTCACACCGACGTGTTGTTCGGTGTGGTTAAAACCGCACAACGGCGCCGCAAAGAACTCAACAAGTTCCCACTGAAG GTCATTGTCATGTCGGCCACCATGGACGTGGACTTGTTCTCTGAATACTTCAACAAGTCTCCGGTTCTATACCTGGAGGGTCGACAGCATCCCATCCAGATCTACTACACCAAGCAGCCGCAGTCCGACTACCTGCAGGCGGCGCTGGTCTCCATTTTCCAGATCCATCAG GAGGCGCCGCCGTCCCACGACATCCTCGTGTTCATGACGGGTC GAGAGATCGAGGCGCTGGCGAGGACGTGTCGGGACATCGCCAAGCATCTGCCCGACAGCTGCGGCGCCATGGTCGTCATCCCGCTGTACGCCTCGCTGCCTCCAGCGCAGCAGCTCAGGGTTTTCCAACCGGCCCAAAGGTGAGGACGC GGAAGTAGGAAGGTGATCCTGTCGACCAACGTGGCTGAGACGTCTGTCACCATCTCTGGCATCAAGTTTGTCATCGACACAGGGATGGTGAAGGCCAAACGGTTCAACCCTG ACAGCGGTCTGGAGGTGTTGGCGGTCCAGCGCGTTTCCAAAGCCCAGGCCTGGCAGCGGGCGGGGCGAGCAGGCAGAGAGGATTCTGGGTCGTGTTATCGACTTTACACAGAGGAGGAGTTTGACAACCTGATCCCCATGACGGTTCCAGAGATCCAGAG GTGTAACTTGGCCGGGGTCATGCTCCAGCTCATGGCTCTGGGGATTCCAGACGTGATGAATTTTGATTTTGTGTCCAAGCCGTCTCCAG AGGCGGTTCGTTCTGCTGTGGATCATCTGGAGCTGCTGGGGGC AGAGAGGAAGGATGGCCAGGTTGGACTCACCGCTCTGGGGA AGATGGCCAACTTCCCCCTGGAGCCCAGATACGCCAAG ACCATCCTCCTGTCCCCGGACTTCTCCTGCTCTGAGGAGGTTCTGACCATCGTGTCGCTGCTGTCCGTCGACACCGTGCTCTACAACCCTCCGGCACGACGCGACGACGTGCTCGCTGCCCGCAAGAAGTTCATGTCCAGCGAAGGGGATCACATGACCCTGCTCAACATCTACAGAGCATTCAAGAAAGTCGGTGGCAACAAG GAATGGTGTCGAGAAAACTTTGTCAACAGCAGAAACATGGGTTTGGTGAAGGAGGTTCAGGCTCAGC AAGAAATCTGCCTTAAG CTCAATCTGAAGTTGGAATCCTGCGGCTCAGATACCGGGAGCGTTCGCCGCTGCCTTGCCCATGGAATGTTCGTGAACGCGGCGGAGCTTCAGCCCGACGGCTCGTACGTGGCGCTGGACGGCCGCCAGCCCGTGTCCATCCA GTCCGTCCTGTTCCAGGCCAAGCCGGCGTACGTGGTGTTCAACGAGCTGCTGCACACGTCACGCTGCTACATGAGGGACGTATGTCTGGTGGACGCCGACTGGCTGCTGGACGCTGCGCCCGAATACTTCGCACGCAAACTGCACCTTGGAAAGAGCTAA